One window from the genome of Mauremys mutica isolate MM-2020 ecotype Southern chromosome 4, ASM2049712v1, whole genome shotgun sequence encodes:
- the RAB15 gene encoding ras-related protein Rab-15 isoform X1: MAKQYDVLFRLLLLGDSGVGKTCLLCRFTDNEFHPSHISTIGVDFKMKTIEVDGIKVRIQIWDTAGQERYQTITKQYYRRAQGIFLVYDISSERSYQHIMKWASDVDEYAPDGVQKILIGNKADEEQKRQVGREQGLQLAKEYGMDFYETSACTNFNIKESFTRLTELVLQAHRKELDGLRSYAVDELNLAELEEEECKPEGAENSPKACWC; the protein is encoded by the exons ATGGCCAAGCAGTACGACGTGCTGttccggctgctgctgctcgggGACTCGGGCGTGGGCAAGACCTGCCTGCTCTGCCGCTTCACCGACAACGAGTTCCACCCCTCGCACATCTCCACCATCG GGGTCGACTTCAAGATGAAGACCATAGAAGTGGATGGTATCAAAGTGCGAATACAGATCTG GGACACGGCGGGCCAGGAGCGGTACCAGACGATAACGAAGCAGTACTACAGACGAGCCCAG GGGATATTCTTGGTTTACGACATCAGCAGCGAGCGCTCCTACCAGCACATCATGAAATGGGCCAGCGACGTGGACGAG taTGCGCCGGACGGTGTCCAGAAGATCCTCATCGGGAACAAAGCGGACGAGGAGCAGAAGAGACAAGTGGGCAGGGAACAAGGCCTGCAG CTGGCTAAGGAGTACGGGATGGACTTCTACGAAACAAGTGCCTGCACCAACTTCAACATTAAGGAG TCCTTCACCCGGCTGACGGAGCTGGTCCTGCAGGCTCACAGGAAGGAGCTGGATGGGCTGCGCTCGTATGCGGTGGACGAACTGAACTTGGccgagctggaggaggaggagtgcaAACCCGAGGGGGCGGAGAACTCCCCCAAAGCCTGCTGGTGCTGA
- the RAB15 gene encoding ras-related protein Rab-15 isoform X2, whose translation MKTIEVDGIKVRIQIWDTAGQERYQTITKQYYRRAQGIFLVYDISSERSYQHIMKWASDVDEYAPDGVQKILIGNKADEEQKRQVGREQGLQLAKEYGMDFYETSACTNFNIKESFTRLTELVLQAHRKELDGLRSYAVDELNLAELEEEECKPEGAENSPKACWC comes from the exons ATGAAGACCATAGAAGTGGATGGTATCAAAGTGCGAATACAGATCTG GGACACGGCGGGCCAGGAGCGGTACCAGACGATAACGAAGCAGTACTACAGACGAGCCCAG GGGATATTCTTGGTTTACGACATCAGCAGCGAGCGCTCCTACCAGCACATCATGAAATGGGCCAGCGACGTGGACGAG taTGCGCCGGACGGTGTCCAGAAGATCCTCATCGGGAACAAAGCGGACGAGGAGCAGAAGAGACAAGTGGGCAGGGAACAAGGCCTGCAG CTGGCTAAGGAGTACGGGATGGACTTCTACGAAACAAGTGCCTGCACCAACTTCAACATTAAGGAG TCCTTCACCCGGCTGACGGAGCTGGTCCTGCAGGCTCACAGGAAGGAGCTGGATGGGCTGCGCTCGTATGCGGTGGACGAACTGAACTTGGccgagctggaggaggaggagtgcaAACCCGAGGGGGCGGAGAACTCCCCCAAAGCCTGCTGGTGCTGA